In the Diorhabda sublineata isolate icDioSubl1.1 chromosome 10, icDioSubl1.1, whole genome shotgun sequence genome, GAGTCGAGAGTTGATTGGTCCTAAAGATGGCGTAAAATAAAGATGTGAAAGATTTCAAAACCAATAGGTTGGGTAACTCGAACACACTGATCGTTATGAATTCGGATTTAACGTACTCTAGagataaaatcattttatttgcCATTTCACACATTTATTATCTTATCTTACATGTTAATTAATGACTAATAACAGTGATTCCAATCTAATTCCTCTATCTTTCTATTAATACTATGCCATGCTTACTTAATTATCAAGGATATATAAAAATAGGAcactgaaacaaagaaaaaaattaaatctttataggtactaatttattttttaaaaataattgttatctaaatttgaattgttcacaccctgtatagaattttttttgaacattcgGTATACGCCTGATTATCTTATCTGCATTTATCTAAGGGGAGAAACCATAGACGTATTAAAGATTATGGACCCGCCTTACCTATCTATTCACAAGTAGTTCCGTGATGCCAACATTAGAAAGTGAAGATCGAGATAGAGATAGAGCTAAAGAGGGCAAAAAATCCAAGCCTAGTAACCCATCAATAATGCTGCTCATGTTAATTAATCACCAAACTAACGAATTATCAAAACAGTTAATACGGTCAAGCTTCAATTCAGCTGTCATGATGATGTGGCAGAGTGTCTAGCTCCTCACCAATTTACGTAGTtctattgtcatttaaaaatagatatacAACACAAAtacttatacgattgtcaaataGTCAAACATAATCTTCAAGATTTCTaatattcacctctgaaataatttcgaagtttaataattcgaaaatgtattctgccaATCTTCAAAggggaaaacaactactttcctggctaatgcttcgatgaatattgaattacagcTCCTCTGAAGAGGATCATGGCAATCGACCGATATAAACAcccccaatggctcgcaattcCAAGAAGTTTATAACCACTGATTTGTTTCGACGTTATTAAATCTAatcagagtggtataacaacTCTCGTTCGGGCTTAAGaccatttatatatatatatatatatatatatatatatatatatatatatatatatatatatatatatatatatatatatatattacaaactAATTTGATACTCACATCATGATCTTTCTCAGCCGCTGCTAAACATTTCATGTATTCCTTAGATATGTCACATTTCGATTGTTCTTCTCCAggattttctaatattttatctacaatttaatttctattaaaGTCAAGTAGTTCCTATTTAATAATAGTTTCTACATTAtttatgaacaatatttttttaagacttttattatgttttaacAAACCTACTCACCGGCTTGTGGTTTATCGACATTGTCGGCATAGAAATAGAAACCATTTCCGGACACTGAAAttcattaaatcaaattatacattAATAGCTTTTCTGCAGGAGATCTTTGTACTCTTTGACTATAATGATGAGTACGATATTTCAATCTCGGTATAAAAAGTCACACCTCTTTATCTTTATACTTACTTGTAACATTCGCTAACTCCCCCGTACACATTTTTATTCTTTCCAATAACTCAAGGGCTTCGTTATAAACCACATTCTTCTTTACCCAAGTTGATGTTCTATCTATGCAAGGAACATCATACTGAGGATTCAACTAAAAATTAGAGAGAGTTTCTTGTTgagtttgatgttttttatttggttaaCAATGTTTAATGCTGAgttgattttatataattatgatttattaacTCTTTTGTGCTTTTAAATGTAGTTGTTTCACGTGGGGTCCTACGAGTATAGTATAAATGAGTGATCTTTATACAAACTTACCAGCTTAAGTTCTTGGAACACACAATAGTAATAGTcacactaaaaaaataaataattaatgaatttgcTTATAACACTCAGGGTGCGCTACAACTAGTGACGACTTTAATCCGTTAAGATAAGGATACACCAACTCGGGAcagggatatttcaggtaaacgaaaaggtagtccgagtagATAATACAACTCGTCACAGATTCATTAGAGTATTACCTGGAATTTAGTATCTAATCTACTTTGTTAATTTATAGTTGGTTAAGGAAAATACAAACATTGAgattagtttttaattataaaaagtcGGATGATTCAGGCAAATGGCTGCAACATATATTTGGCTTACGTTTTCTCTTCCCTGAAAAAGTCAGTTAATGCTTTGCGGATAATTTCATGGCAGATATTCCCCCTATTCAAAAATGGTCGATTATTTGGTAGAAAATCACATAGCCGGGAATGCAGTTTTACCCCGTGCAAATATtgtgaattatataaaactattattaGAGTATGAAACTgcttcatatataaaaataaaaacaataaaataacagaatatgAATTTGTGAGTCAGGTCTGCCAtagatacaaaatataatattttttattgtttctttatatatattctttatatgttttaaataatttttaatgaaatgcaCTGTAAatagtcatattttatttttgtttttcatttcataattgaaGCCCAAGCAGCATAAttttccgtcacgagttgtctaatcttcatgacaaccactaTCACGCGTTAGCACATTGTATCATAGTTGAGGTTTTATGgcgaatattaaaatttcatgttGACGCAAGCCCAATACTTGGAATTTAAAGATGAAGATTTCCACCTGCACTTCAGGCATTATATtacaagtttattattaataattagaaGAAGCTCTCATCTTTGCAGCGAAATATGTTAAATGGATTTTCTGAATATAACTTCTCGTATGATGATTTATCAGATGGTTTTAAGGTTGACGAATTAACATAAACTGATAAGTTAAAacaggaaaaaatctttttgtacTAATATCTTAATTGTCTTATCAATTCAACgaattcagttatttttatatataacatatcGGTGAGGTtgatatatttcatcaaaaacttACTTTTTGTGGAACTTTGGGTTCGTTAACGTCCATCCCTAGCTTTTTACGAGCGAAATTAGCTGCTTTCACTTCTACTTCATGAATTTTCTCGCGCATTTCCACTCTAGTAGACCAACAGTAATCTTCTACTCCTCTTATTTCTAGAGGTGTTTCGCAGTTTGCTGTAacctattttgaaaacattataaaatttccaaaaatttgagtATAATAAGAGAATTTGATATCACCAAAGAGGTTATTGAACCTTGCACAAcctacaagaaaaaaaaacagagaagGCAACGATACATCAGGAGTTCTACTAtcatattatagaaaatatacagtCTGTTGACGGCTGTTCTTCAGGTTTAAAAGTACAAAATTCCCGACTTATTATAAAGAACAAAAGATTTTCTAGAAGTATGACGCTCCTTATCCTCCTGCCATGAATGATCTCACcgaggaaaaaatttaatctgAGGAAATGCGTCTC is a window encoding:
- the LOC130449595 gene encoding uncharacterized protein LOC130449595; the encoded protein is MRKNQIEIMNKLRLYILVLCSVIVQVTANCETPLEIRGVEDYCWSTRVEMREKIHEVEVKAANFARKKLGMDVNEPKVPQKCDYYYCVFQELKLLNPQYDVPCIDRTSTWVKKNVVYNEALELLERIKMCTGELANVTMSGNGFYFYADNVDKPQADKILENPGEEQSKCDISKEYMKCLAAAEKDHDCPIFIYP